In Streptomyces chartreusis, the following proteins share a genomic window:
- the bla gene encoding class A beta-lactamase, which produces MLGRRTLLTAGTATAAALLTGAPAHATTGRLRLLEQQHGARLGVFAYNVRTRRTVTHRADELFPMCSVFKTLASAAVLRDLDRDGEFLGRRIHYTEADLPKSGSDKTREHLAEGMTVAELCEVAITYSDNGAGNLLLRELGGPTAITRFARSLGDPVTRLDRRETELNSAEPWRVTDTTSPRAIGRTYGRLVLDDDALNRPDRRLLTHWLLSNTTSGKRFRAGLPKTWTVADKTGSGSYGTTNNVGVAWTPDGTPVVLSVLSTKPAQDAAWDDALVAETAALLSDLLV; this is translated from the coding sequence ATCCTAGGCCGACGCACCCTGCTCACCGCAGGCACCGCCACCGCCGCAGCGCTCCTCACCGGCGCACCCGCCCACGCCACCACCGGCCGCCTGCGCTTACTGGAGCAGCAGCACGGCGCCCGGCTGGGCGTGTTCGCGTACAACGTCCGTACGAGGAGGACCGTCACCCACCGGGCCGACGAGCTCTTCCCGATGTGCTCGGTCTTCAAGACGCTCGCCTCGGCGGCCGTCCTGCGGGACCTCGACCGCGACGGCGAGTTCCTGGGCCGCCGGATCCACTACACCGAGGCGGACCTGCCGAAGTCCGGCTCCGACAAGACCAGGGAGCACCTGGCCGAGGGGATGACCGTCGCCGAGCTGTGCGAGGTCGCCATCACCTACAGCGACAACGGCGCGGGCAACCTCCTGCTGCGCGAACTCGGCGGCCCCACCGCCATCACCCGCTTCGCCCGCTCCCTGGGCGACCCGGTGACCCGCCTCGACCGCCGGGAGACGGAGCTCAACTCGGCGGAGCCGTGGCGGGTCACCGACACCACGAGCCCCCGTGCGATCGGCCGCACCTACGGCCGGCTCGTCCTCGACGACGACGCCCTGAACCGCCCGGACCGTCGTCTGCTCACCCACTGGCTGCTGAGCAACACCACCAGCGGCAAACGGTTCCGCGCCGGGCTGCCCAAGACCTGGACCGTCGCCGACAAGACGGGTTCGGGCTCCTACGGCACCACCAACAACGTCGGCGTCGCCTGGACCCCCGACGGCACCCCGGTCGTCCTCTCGGTGCTGTCCACCAAGCCCGCCCAGGACGCGGCGTGGGACGACGCCCTGGTGGCGGAGACCGCCGCACTGCTCTCCGACCTCCTCGTCTGA
- a CDS encoding abortive phage infection protein: MENTKGISRARFLAGTAAAGLAGAAALPAGQAVAAPRKRRGLKHRGVVYTVGAGETPGTAWSAARMRRDVRLIRDDLHADTLDVTGDGVDRLTATAAEAAERGLHVWLQPTLGDVPEREILDSITECGRFAERLRRQGASVDFSVGCEFWLFVPGIIPGETVLDRVENLQKGNVDMARMQRRLARFTAKAAAVGRSVFHGRLSYAAAQDEEFEPVDWRLFDIIGIDYYSYFRDPSDHVRELRRYLRWGKPLAITEFGTCAYVGAPETAGMGWNIVDYTKEPNEIKGDPVRSERTQAAYLVDLLDVFESMDLYAAMAFEFVTPDAPHRADNPRYDLDLASYAITKPIRKHPNDPNSKWHWEPKEAYRALSHRYAQHP; this comes from the coding sequence ATGGAGAACACCAAGGGCATCAGCAGGGCACGGTTTCTCGCGGGGACGGCGGCTGCGGGACTGGCGGGCGCGGCGGCGCTGCCGGCGGGGCAGGCCGTCGCGGCCCCCCGGAAGCGGCGGGGCCTGAAGCACCGGGGGGTCGTCTACACCGTCGGCGCGGGGGAGACGCCCGGCACGGCCTGGAGCGCCGCGCGGATGCGCCGGGACGTCCGCCTCATCCGTGACGACCTGCACGCCGACACGCTCGACGTCACCGGCGACGGCGTCGACCGCCTCACCGCCACGGCCGCCGAGGCCGCCGAACGCGGGCTGCACGTCTGGCTCCAGCCGACCCTCGGGGACGTCCCGGAGCGGGAGATCCTGGACTCGATCACCGAGTGCGGCCGGTTCGCGGAGCGGCTGCGCCGGCAGGGCGCGAGCGTCGACTTCAGCGTGGGCTGCGAGTTCTGGCTGTTCGTGCCGGGGATCATCCCGGGCGAGACGGTCCTGGACCGCGTCGAGAACCTTCAGAAGGGCAACGTCGACATGGCGCGGATGCAGCGCCGCCTGGCCCGCTTCACCGCGAAGGCAGCGGCGGTGGGCCGCTCCGTCTTCCACGGCCGCCTCAGCTACGCCGCCGCCCAGGACGAGGAGTTCGAGCCGGTCGACTGGCGCCTCTTCGACATCATCGGCATCGACTACTACTCCTACTTCCGCGACCCTTCCGACCACGTCCGCGAACTGCGCCGATACCTGCGCTGGGGCAAGCCCCTGGCGATCACCGAGTTCGGCACGTGCGCCTACGTCGGCGCCCCCGAGACAGCCGGCATGGGCTGGAACATCGTCGACTACACGAAGGAGCCGAACGAGATCAAGGGCGACCCGGTGCGCAGTGAGCGCACACAGGCCGCCTACCTCGTCGATCTGCTGGACGTCTTCGAGTCGATGGACCTCTACGCGGCGATGGCCTTCGAGTTCGTCACCCCCGACGCCCCCCACCGCGCCGACAACCCCCGCTACGACCTGGACCTGGCGAGCTACGCCATCACCAAGCCGATCAGGAAGCACCCGAACGACCCGAACTCGAAGTGGCACTGGGAACCGAAGGAGGCCTACCGAGCCTTGTCACACCGTTACGCACAGCATCCCTAG
- a CDS encoding alpha/beta hydrolase, with translation MKQITKSAALIAAASGVVFGLVTPLTASATGAPAPLKWTECEGDGLDPRQECTTVSVPMDYADPGGPKIDIAVSRIRSENPSARRGALLMIPGGPGGDSLAHPSDKGKLMPRQVRDAYDLIGFAPRGNAPSTSVSCDVGSGDLSATSLLPWPAPDGSVTENMAMGRRLGDACARNGGELMKHISTLNNARDIDSIRAALGERKLSAWGVSYGTYVGAAYAELFPRRTDRIVLDSSDNPDPVQAERAWLRAFEVGVEDNFPEFAKWASRPGNPDRVADTPAQVRSRFLALAARLDREPLPWPGANPAELNGNVLRQTMLSSMYDPDDYPVLAKLMLAAESGTLPAAAPRPPESALQNYLAVGAGTICNDVAWPESAAVYEKGVAESRAKYPLTAGMPRNALPCTAWPWEPREAPVRVTDRGPSNVLMIQNERDVATPLSGAIRLREALGRRAVMVTVNSTGHDAYLENGNACGDAAVSRYLVTGKRPGKDLYCE, from the coding sequence ATGAAGCAGATCACGAAGAGTGCCGCCCTGATCGCCGCCGCCTCCGGAGTCGTCTTCGGACTCGTCACCCCGCTCACCGCGTCCGCCACCGGCGCGCCCGCGCCGCTGAAGTGGACCGAGTGCGAGGGTGACGGGCTCGACCCGCGCCAGGAGTGCACGACCGTGTCCGTACCGATGGACTACGCCGACCCCGGCGGCCCGAAGATCGACATCGCCGTGTCCCGGATCCGGAGCGAGAACCCGTCCGCCCGCCGCGGCGCGCTGCTGATGATCCCCGGCGGGCCGGGCGGCGACAGCCTCGCCCATCCGTCCGACAAGGGGAAGCTGATGCCCCGCCAGGTGCGGGACGCCTACGACCTGATCGGGTTCGCACCGCGCGGCAACGCGCCCTCCACGTCGGTCAGTTGTGACGTCGGATCCGGCGATCTGTCCGCGACCAGCCTGCTGCCCTGGCCCGCGCCCGACGGCTCCGTCACCGAGAACATGGCGATGGGCCGGCGCCTCGGGGACGCCTGCGCCCGCAACGGCGGTGAGCTGATGAAGCACATCAGCACGCTCAACAACGCCCGGGACATCGACAGCATCCGGGCCGCCCTCGGCGAGCGCAAGCTGTCCGCCTGGGGCGTCTCGTACGGCACCTATGTCGGCGCCGCCTACGCCGAGCTGTTCCCGCGGCGCACCGACCGGATCGTGCTGGACAGCAGCGACAACCCAGACCCCGTGCAGGCGGAGCGCGCCTGGCTGCGGGCGTTCGAGGTGGGAGTCGAGGACAACTTCCCCGAGTTCGCCAAGTGGGCTTCCCGGCCCGGCAATCCGGACCGGGTCGCGGACACCCCGGCCCAGGTGCGCTCCCGCTTCCTCGCCCTCGCCGCCCGGCTGGACCGTGAGCCTCTCCCGTGGCCGGGTGCGAACCCGGCGGAGCTGAACGGCAACGTGCTGCGTCAGACCATGCTGTCGAGCATGTACGACCCCGACGACTATCCGGTGCTGGCGAAGCTGATGCTGGCCGCCGAGAGCGGGACACTGCCGGCCGCTGCGCCGCGTCCGCCGGAGTCCGCGCTCCAGAACTACCTGGCGGTCGGCGCCGGGACGATCTGCAACGACGTGGCGTGGCCCGAGTCGGCGGCCGTGTACGAGAAGGGGGTCGCCGAGAGCCGGGCGAAGTACCCGCTCACCGCGGGTATGCCGCGCAACGCCCTGCCGTGCACCGCGTGGCCGTGGGAGCCGCGGGAGGCGCCGGTGCGGGTGACCGACCGGGGGCCGTCGAATGTGCTGATGATCCAGAACGAGCGGGATGTGGCCACGCCGCTCAGTGGGGCGATTCGCTTGCGCGAGGCGTTGGGCAGGAGGGCCGTCATGGTCACCGTGAACTCCACGGGGCATGACGCCTATCTGGAGAACGGCAACGCTTGTGGGGACGCTGCGGTGTCCCGGTACCTTGTGACGGGGAAGCGGCCGGGGAAGGACCTGTACTGCGAATGA
- a CDS encoding GNAT family N-acetyltransferase, whose protein sequence is MRGVTDTDLPELLRVDREVFPEDPYPYFVLRQHIDVHGDRILVLDDGEYLHGYVLFVTTSDGYVCWVLSLAVSADQRGRGLGKRLMLEVLRQLRRERVHEVRLTVEPTNAAAITLYRTLGFGTDGGVHRDYLGPGEDRIIMVLGLGSA, encoded by the coding sequence ATGAGGGGCGTCACCGATACGGACCTGCCCGAACTCCTCCGTGTCGACCGGGAGGTCTTCCCCGAGGATCCATACCCGTACTTCGTGCTGCGCCAGCACATCGACGTGCACGGCGACCGGATCCTGGTCCTCGACGACGGGGAGTACCTGCACGGCTATGTCCTCTTCGTGACCACGTCGGACGGCTATGTGTGCTGGGTGCTGAGCCTGGCTGTCAGCGCCGACCAGCGCGGGCGGGGGCTGGGCAAACGGCTGATGCTGGAGGTGCTGCGGCAGCTGCGCAGGGAGCGGGTGCACGAGGTGCGGCTGACCGTCGAGCCGACCAACGCGGCGGCGATCACGCTGTACCGCACCCTGGGGTTCGGCACCGACGGCGGCGTGCACCGGGACTATCTGGGCCCCGGGGAGGACCGGATCATCATGGTGCTGGGGTTGGGTTCCGCGTAG
- a CDS encoding SCO2525 family SAM-dependent methyltransferase translates to MTQRSSGGVQLKNAEVRWAAFDPIAYVDHNYRDLQAEDAEILHMLRDHFGDHFRKRGSGPVSGIDVGAGANLYPALSMMPWCDEITLFERSPANVGYLRSQIQSYGPNWDQFWSALCKHEAYNSLGADPRERFSKVVSVEQGDLFDLARYERQWSMGTMFFVAESMTTLHQEFRLGVERFMRALAPGAPFAAAFMEHSKGYHAGEHFFPACDVGESEVRASLETFAGDFKVQRLESAAEVRDGYSGMIVAYGWRSNSDSIIPID, encoded by the coding sequence ATGACCCAGAGATCGTCGGGGGGCGTCCAGTTGAAGAACGCTGAGGTGCGCTGGGCGGCATTCGACCCGATCGCCTACGTTGATCACAACTACCGCGACTTACAGGCAGAGGACGCGGAGATCCTGCATATGCTGCGGGATCATTTCGGCGATCATTTCCGGAAGCGGGGCAGCGGCCCCGTCTCCGGTATCGATGTGGGTGCCGGCGCCAATCTCTATCCCGCCCTGTCCATGATGCCGTGGTGCGACGAGATCACGCTCTTCGAGCGCTCGCCCGCCAACGTCGGCTACCTCAGAAGCCAGATCCAGTCCTACGGCCCCAACTGGGACCAGTTCTGGAGCGCCCTGTGCAAGCACGAGGCGTACAACTCCCTTGGTGCGGACCCGCGTGAGCGGTTCAGCAAGGTCGTCTCGGTCGAGCAGGGCGACCTCTTCGACCTCGCGCGGTACGAGCGGCAGTGGTCCATGGGGACCATGTTCTTCGTCGCCGAGTCCATGACCACACTCCACCAGGAGTTCCGCCTCGGCGTCGAGCGTTTCATGCGCGCCCTGGCCCCCGGCGCGCCCTTCGCGGCGGCCTTCATGGAACATTCCAAGGGCTATCACGCCGGTGAGCATTTCTTCCCGGCCTGTGACGTGGGAGAATCCGAGGTGCGCGCGAGCCTTGAGACATTCGCGGGCGACTTCAAGGTCCAACGGCTCGAATCCGCGGCCGAAGTGCGGGACGGGTATTCCGGAATGATCGTCGCCTACGGGTGGCGCAGCAATTCGGACTCGATCATTCCGATCGACTGA
- a CDS encoding SCO2524 family protein, producing the protein MQIKPRQHLLDIWQGIARHSFDGGEWEWGEWGGESSVADAERLLCLLYPATEIPAFRLDDPDTTQEDVQQVLKKAGGRLDIPANLVSAAADFMRTHTGDDKRPTFAGGYYFGSADKKKEVTEEQRQLGVVDSFSMSITLCLATLGFLKIYETRTRRSDVRDTIAELRQATSNRLTAAMVSLLRSFVVNVFDTDSSQGRTLTELLGQGRLSQRQVLNMFQSRFRALRAAIVESVYLGIDVQEGLKDENQLFECGWAWTMVKDSPEVETTEPVGPQPEGVANSVPYLYFTVVALDGIQDLFSDRTLTLGLLNNEQQRLAEALRLRWELTQQYWSRIARFDDDRWPLEDIPWRTTGQKLESEYFSLSVAAILVHDLMRRRATDDDLTRTVGIMERLAERGRITSRMTRDDPMVHELHNVGVALPLQGSERLGPPMTWAMTDFSAQLLKRTVQLCTLSRNLGSHDRLLRLSEDIFDHMWRRRIRDGEGAGLWDNVHAAYPEAEIHKRRVPVSWSITERVTEVMVQAHAMYRQPPIRSLELTDLARALLSESAHLLGNEQMEPAPSDAGRHGMQLRNIEVKLRRARSLVDEQPGTAYALTLDVLGQLDSLARAREAADRGV; encoded by the coding sequence ATGCAGATCAAGCCACGCCAGCATCTGCTGGACATCTGGCAGGGAATCGCTCGCCACTCTTTCGACGGGGGAGAGTGGGAATGGGGCGAATGGGGCGGAGAGAGCAGTGTGGCCGACGCCGAGCGGCTGCTCTGCCTGCTGTACCCGGCAACCGAGATCCCCGCGTTCCGGCTGGACGACCCCGACACCACACAGGAGGACGTGCAGCAGGTCCTGAAGAAGGCCGGCGGACGGCTGGACATCCCGGCCAATCTCGTGAGCGCCGCCGCCGACTTCATGCGCACCCACACCGGTGACGACAAGCGGCCCACCTTCGCCGGCGGCTACTACTTCGGCTCGGCGGACAAGAAGAAGGAAGTCACCGAGGAACAACGCCAGTTGGGCGTGGTCGACTCCTTCTCCATGTCGATCACCCTGTGCCTGGCGACCCTCGGCTTCCTCAAGATCTACGAGACCAGAACCCGGCGCAGCGACGTCCGGGACACCATCGCCGAGCTGCGCCAGGCCACCAGCAACCGGCTGACCGCCGCCATGGTGAGCCTGCTGCGCTCCTTCGTCGTCAACGTCTTCGACACCGACTCCTCGCAGGGCCGCACGCTCACCGAACTCCTCGGCCAGGGACGGCTGTCGCAGCGCCAGGTGCTGAACATGTTCCAGAGCCGGTTCCGCGCGCTACGCGCGGCGATCGTCGAGAGCGTGTACCTCGGCATCGACGTCCAGGAGGGCCTCAAGGACGAGAACCAGCTGTTCGAGTGCGGCTGGGCCTGGACCATGGTCAAGGACTCGCCCGAGGTCGAGACGACGGAACCGGTCGGACCGCAGCCCGAGGGCGTCGCCAACTCGGTGCCGTACCTGTACTTCACCGTGGTCGCCCTCGACGGTATCCAGGACCTCTTCTCCGACCGCACCCTGACCCTCGGCCTGCTCAACAACGAACAGCAGCGGCTCGCCGAGGCGCTCCGCCTGCGGTGGGAACTGACCCAGCAGTACTGGTCCCGCATCGCCCGCTTCGACGACGACCGCTGGCCCCTGGAGGACATCCCCTGGCGTACGACGGGACAGAAGCTGGAGTCCGAGTACTTCTCCCTCTCCGTCGCCGCCATCCTCGTGCACGACCTGATGCGCCGCCGGGCCACCGACGACGACCTCACCCGTACCGTCGGCATCATGGAGCGCCTCGCCGAGCGCGGCCGCATCACCAGCCGTATGACCCGCGACGACCCGATGGTGCACGAGCTGCACAACGTCGGCGTCGCCCTGCCGTTGCAGGGCAGCGAGCGGCTCGGACCGCCCATGACCTGGGCCATGACCGACTTCTCGGCCCAGCTGCTGAAGCGGACCGTCCAGCTGTGCACCCTGTCCCGCAACCTCGGCTCGCACGACCGGCTGCTGCGGCTCTCCGAGGACATCTTCGACCACATGTGGCGCCGGCGTATCCGGGATGGCGAGGGCGCCGGCCTGTGGGACAACGTCCACGCCGCGTATCCCGAGGCGGAGATCCACAAACGGCGCGTACCGGTGTCATGGAGCATCACCGAGCGTGTCACCGAGGTCATGGTGCAGGCCCACGCCATGTACCGGCAGCCCCCGATCCGCAGCCTCGAACTGACCGACCTCGCAAGGGCGTTGCTCAGTGAGTCCGCGCACCTGCTGGGCAACGAACAGATGGAACCCGCGCCCTCGGACGCCGGCCGGCACGGCATGCAGCTCAGGAACATCGAGGTCAAGCTGCGCCGGGCCCGCAGCCTCGTGGACGAACAGCCGGGTACCGCCTACGCGTTGACGCTCGACGTGCTGGGACAGCTCGACTCGCTCGCCCGCGCCCGCGAAGCCGCGGACCGGGGAGTGTGA
- a CDS encoding SCO2523 family variant P-loop protein, whose protein sequence is MLIFAASDKGGTGRSVTSANLAYHRAMAGDDVCYLDFDFGSPTAAAVFDVGDARQATEDRGLHAYLIGEVSEPARIDVWAETEHQVLRFPPPGSGRLVLMPGDVSGGEFATSDDNLRRCVDLLMTLYYEFDLVIVDLSAGRSYAVDMVLEATAQTEMSEVTARWLVFHRWTRQHVGAAASLVFGKRGIVAGGVERGHGEDALRNSIRFVRAAVPDPESPLWSQVSPTQSAWMRKTDGDLKQLASTHGIGYSQVLGSVPLEPVLQWREQLITDEDVLDSQIANQETWQALSQLAGRLTDDKYWEQV, encoded by the coding sequence GTGCTGATCTTCGCCGCCTCCGACAAAGGAGGCACGGGCCGCTCCGTCACGAGCGCCAACCTCGCCTACCACCGCGCCATGGCCGGGGACGACGTCTGCTACCTGGACTTCGACTTCGGCTCACCCACCGCGGCGGCCGTCTTCGACGTGGGTGACGCCCGTCAGGCCACCGAGGACCGCGGACTGCACGCCTACCTCATAGGAGAGGTCAGCGAACCGGCCCGGATCGACGTGTGGGCCGAGACGGAACACCAGGTACTGCGGTTCCCGCCGCCGGGCAGCGGACGCCTTGTGCTGATGCCGGGTGACGTCAGCGGCGGCGAGTTCGCCACCAGCGACGACAACCTGCGCCGCTGCGTCGACCTGCTGATGACGCTGTACTACGAGTTCGACCTGGTGATCGTCGACCTCAGCGCCGGCCGCTCCTACGCCGTCGACATGGTCCTGGAGGCCACCGCACAGACCGAGATGAGCGAGGTCACCGCCCGCTGGCTGGTCTTCCACCGCTGGACCCGCCAGCATGTCGGAGCCGCGGCCAGCCTGGTGTTCGGCAAGCGCGGCATCGTCGCCGGCGGGGTCGAGCGCGGCCACGGCGAGGACGCGCTGCGCAACTCGATCCGCTTCGTGCGGGCCGCCGTACCCGACCCCGAGTCGCCGCTGTGGTCGCAGGTCTCGCCCACCCAGTCCGCCTGGATGCGCAAGACCGACGGCGACCTCAAGCAGCTCGCCTCCACGCACGGCATCGGCTACAGCCAGGTCCTCGGCTCGGTACCGCTCGAACCGGTCCTCCAGTGGCGTGAGCAGCTCATCACCGACGAGGACGTGCTCGACAGCCAGATCGCCAACCAGGAGACCTGGCAGGCGCTCAGCCAGCTCGCCGGCCGCCTGACCGACGACAAGTACTGGGAGCAGGTGTGA
- a CDS encoding SCO2522 family protein: MTEAVFQETTAERRTQSVPLAHLSLELGHLYMEDFEAGPKRLAEHFAEVRIWVDAVRASAARRSKRPRISTCFLIDDYFTRFSTPAELIPMVLKEAEKAGLVIDYLARESACAVAERIELAESVMHRLVESPPPGSYGSRPSVSHSGWLANGQRTPSTSRSALGAVKGWAAPQETAARNHSIFMDVELWSEKDGKRLWSCPFLAAVWQLARLGLLRHLGEPVLLPAQWEGADFPQDWDRLPPLIRLTDTKAAFSAYRTCTLMPNRFLAVEDAVRLILDQIDVDAGALQQVAERSAGEGMPVPAAVAQRATYVFYEEPGDSSEAEGT; this comes from the coding sequence GTGACCGAAGCCGTGTTCCAGGAGACCACCGCGGAGCGGCGCACCCAGTCCGTTCCGCTGGCCCACCTGTCGCTCGAGCTGGGCCACCTGTACATGGAGGACTTCGAGGCGGGCCCCAAGCGGCTGGCCGAGCACTTCGCCGAGGTGCGGATCTGGGTGGACGCCGTGCGCGCCTCGGCGGCCCGCCGCAGCAAGCGGCCCCGGATCAGCACCTGCTTCCTGATCGACGACTACTTCACGCGCTTCTCCACCCCGGCCGAGCTGATCCCGATGGTGCTCAAGGAGGCCGAGAAGGCGGGCCTGGTCATCGACTACCTCGCCCGCGAGTCGGCGTGCGCGGTCGCCGAGCGCATCGAGCTCGCGGAATCGGTCATGCACCGCCTCGTCGAGTCGCCGCCGCCCGGCAGCTACGGCTCCCGCCCCTCGGTGAGCCACAGCGGCTGGCTCGCCAACGGCCAGCGCACACCGTCGACTTCACGCAGCGCCCTGGGCGCGGTCAAGGGCTGGGCGGCACCCCAGGAGACCGCGGCCCGCAACCACTCCATCTTCATGGACGTGGAGCTCTGGTCCGAGAAGGACGGCAAGCGGCTGTGGTCCTGCCCTTTCCTGGCAGCCGTCTGGCAGCTCGCCCGGCTCGGCCTGTTACGGCACCTCGGCGAGCCCGTGCTGCTGCCGGCCCAGTGGGAGGGCGCGGACTTCCCCCAGGACTGGGACCGGCTCCCGCCGCTGATCAGGCTCACCGACACCAAGGCGGCCTTCAGCGCGTACCGCACCTGCACCCTGATGCCGAACCGCTTCCTCGCCGTGGAGGACGCCGTACGGCTCATCCTGGACCAGATAGACGTCGACGCCGGTGCGCTCCAGCAGGTCGCCGAGCGGTCCGCGGGCGAGGGGATGCCGGTTCCCGCGGCGGTCGCACAGCGCGCCACCTACGTCTTCTACGAGGAGCCCGGCGACTCCTCCGAGGCTGAGGGGACCTGA
- a CDS encoding SCO2521 family protein produces MTAAFGQPARSVLACGEVRTCLLPSHQAMDGRAAAQLLRLRADEHVRVSERPSMYALSPEVLTGVDCRLPASNGSKVRAVGTVAARASLTEGRLLQSTAYFSLPASGPDMRRPWGQYLVRPGLVEPFGKLPQQATAEGVLQGARRGELDLGMIAEGLLAELRRHPLLDRRVPFKSSPTRLRWVARRTSDGERAALVNFTLAEGGLRTMELRLPEHIPAASAAGICEDLALHDWLLTTVQHMLDNSRLGAADGPSVVETLQPVVVHLLHLWMPRAHVDPALGHLWDVLEEKPGFSRQWENLSRRIRDRLALQAVATPHQALSTR; encoded by the coding sequence ATGACGGCGGCCTTCGGACAACCCGCGCGCTCGGTCCTCGCCTGCGGCGAGGTGCGCACCTGTCTGCTGCCGTCCCATCAGGCCATGGACGGCCGGGCCGCCGCCCAGCTGCTCAGGCTGCGGGCCGACGAACACGTCCGGGTCTCCGAACGGCCGTCCATGTACGCCCTGTCGCCCGAGGTCCTGACCGGTGTGGACTGCCGGCTGCCCGCCTCCAACGGCTCCAAGGTCCGGGCCGTCGGTACGGTCGCCGCCCGCGCGTCACTGACCGAGGGCCGGCTCCTGCAGTCGACGGCGTACTTCAGCCTCCCGGCGTCCGGCCCCGACATGCGCCGCCCCTGGGGGCAGTATCTGGTCCGCCCCGGTCTGGTCGAGCCCTTCGGCAAGCTGCCCCAACAGGCGACCGCCGAGGGCGTGTTGCAGGGCGCACGGCGCGGTGAGCTCGACCTCGGGATGATCGCCGAGGGCCTGCTGGCCGAGCTGCGCCGCCATCCGCTCCTCGACCGCCGGGTGCCGTTCAAGTCCAGCCCGACGAGGCTGCGTTGGGTCGCCCGGCGCACCTCCGACGGGGAGCGGGCGGCCCTGGTGAACTTCACCCTCGCCGAGGGCGGGCTGCGGACCATGGAGCTACGGCTGCCGGAGCACATTCCGGCGGCATCCGCGGCGGGCATTTGCGAAGATCTCGCCCTGCACGACTGGCTTTTGACGACTGTTCAGCACATGCTTGACAACAGCCGGCTCGGTGCGGCGGACGGGCCCTCCGTGGTCGAGACGCTGCAACCGGTCGTCGTACATCTGCTGCATCTGTGGATGCCGCGAGCGCACGTGGACCCGGCGCTGGGTCATTTGTGGGACGTGCTGGAAGAGAAACCGGGCTTCTCCCGCCAGTGGGAGAACCTGAGCCGGCGCATCCGAGATCGACTGGCCCTCCAGGCCGTGGCCACGCCCCACCAGGCGCTGAGCACACGCTGA
- a CDS encoding DUF6879 family protein, with protein sequence MPKMFWRILITAGAAGGAFLLTSILSEDDGNIWQWVASIVIGSAALIVQYLIDFGERFEKVDTRFNEILAATTLFSQVDGSVLRSDEVTRLVLGYTKVREQGGDIVQAFAEKELGRLAKMMEGLGSGSADCPGENHEWLIDITDCVKMTLDATSTSVDREFWNSGPAERYLAAQEKAIKRRGVEIRRLFIVRDPDEVTSELRALCESHRRRGIDARIAVRSLMQSNPRVSDFIVFDGELCHETKPDQENNPDSTLLSTEPDHIEDHITQFTELWAEAERQQTAPRVTSDT encoded by the coding sequence ATGCCGAAGATGTTCTGGCGGATCCTGATCACGGCCGGAGCGGCGGGCGGGGCCTTCCTGCTCACCAGCATTCTCAGCGAGGACGACGGCAACATCTGGCAGTGGGTGGCGTCCATCGTCATCGGCAGCGCGGCGCTGATAGTGCAGTACCTCATCGACTTCGGCGAGCGGTTCGAGAAGGTCGACACCCGCTTCAACGAGATCCTCGCCGCGACGACGCTGTTCAGCCAGGTCGACGGTTCGGTGCTGCGGTCGGACGAGGTGACCCGGCTGGTCCTCGGCTACACCAAGGTCCGTGAGCAGGGCGGCGACATCGTGCAGGCCTTCGCGGAGAAGGAGCTCGGCCGGCTGGCCAAGATGATGGAGGGTCTCGGCAGCGGCAGCGCGGACTGCCCCGGCGAGAACCACGAATGGCTGATCGACATCACCGACTGCGTGAAGATGACCCTCGACGCCACCAGCACCTCGGTGGACCGGGAGTTCTGGAACAGCGGGCCGGCCGAGCGGTACCTCGCCGCGCAGGAGAAGGCGATCAAGCGGCGCGGCGTGGAGATCCGGCGGCTGTTCATCGTGCGGGACCCCGACGAGGTCACGTCGGAACTCAGAGCGCTGTGCGAGAGCCATCGCCGGCGGGGCATCGACGCGCGTATCGCGGTGCGGTCGCTGATGCAGTCCAACCCGAGGGTGAGCGACTTCATCGTCTTCGACGGGGAGCTCTGCCACGAGACCAAGCCGGACCAGGAGAACAACCCGGACAGCACGCTGCTGAGCACCGAGCCGGACCACATCGAGGACCACATCACCCAGTTCACCGAGCTGTGGGCGGAGGCGGAACGTCAGCAGACGGCTCCGCGGGTCACCTCAGACACGTGA
- a CDS encoding DUF397 domain-containing protein: MREYDLSNASWYKSSYSNGEGGNCVEVADGVPGVIPVRDSKLASDSPVLLVPAHAWDRFLTCLR; encoded by the coding sequence ATGCGCGAGTACGACCTGAGCAACGCCAGCTGGTACAAGAGCAGTTACAGCAACGGCGAGGGCGGCAACTGCGTCGAGGTAGCCGACGGAGTCCCCGGCGTCATCCCTGTCCGAGACTCCAAACTGGCCTCGGACAGCCCCGTACTCCTCGTTCCCGCTCACGCCTGGGACAGGTTCCTCACGTGTCTGAGGTGA